ACGGCCTGGATGAGCGCCTTCACTCCGGCGGCGAAGGCCTTGCCGGCGATCAGGGCCGACCGCGGGGTCGGGGTGACCAGCAGTTTGGTCAGGATGCCGGCGTCCCGCTCCCAGATGATCATGATGCCGTAGAAGATCGCGATGAACATGGCGGACTGGGCGATGATGCCGGGCGCCAGATAGTCGATGTACGGGGTGCCGCCGGTCGGGATGGCGTTGAGGCGGGTGAAGGTCTCGCCGAACACCAGGAGCCACAGGGCGGGCTGGACGGCGCGGGTGTACAGCTCGGTGCGGTCGTGGCGCAGCTTTTGCAGTTCGACCACGCACATGGCGACGACACGGGCGGTCAGCACCCGCCAGCCGGTGCGGGCGCGCGGCGGGACCAGCAGCAGGTCCAGCCGGCCGTTGGCGGTGTCAGCCGACCCGGTTTGCGGTGCGGCGGGTGCTTCGGACATCGCGGAAGTCTCCTGACTGCTCGTCGAGGCCGCTGCCGGCGACGTCCCGGAAGACGTCCTCCAGGGTCGGTTCGGTGTCGGACGGGCGCGATGGGGCCGATGGCGGAGAGGAGGGGGTGGTGGGCGGCGCCGAGGCCGGGGCCGTCGTGGCGGGAGTGTCCGGGGCAGCGGCCGGGGTGGGGGTGCCCGGGGTGAGGGGTGCCGGGTGAGCGGCGGCCGGTGTGCGGGTGGCGCGGCGGCGGGCGCGCAGGGCGGACCGCAGTTCGTCGGGGGTGCCGAGGGCGCGGATCCGGCCCTGGTGCATCAGGGCGAGACGGTCGCAGTACTGGTCGGCCTCGTCCATGTAGTGCGTGGTCACCAGGACGGTCATGCCGGTGGCGGCCCGTACGGCGTTGATGTGTTCCCAGACGCTGGTACGGGCGATCGGGTCCAGGCCGATCGTCGGCTCGTCGAGCATCAGCAGCCGGGGCGCGCTGACCAGGGCCTGGGCGAGTTCGAGGCGGCGGATCATGCCGCCGGAGTACGTCTTGGCGAGCCGGCCGGCCGCGTCGGTGAGGCCGACCGCCGCCAGCGCCTGGGTGACGCGCGCGGCGCGCTCACGGCGGGAGACGTCGAAGACCCGGGCGAACAGCGCGACGTTCTCCCGGCCGGTCAGCCCGGCGTCCGCGGACAGCTGCTGCGGGACGTACCCGAGCAGCCGGCGCACCGCCATCCGCTCCTTCGCCGCGTCGTGCCCGAAGACCCGCACCATGCCCGCGGGGACGGGCAGGAGGGTGGTGATGCAGCGGATCGCGGTGGTCTTGCCCGCGCCGTTCGGGCCGAGCAGGCCGAAGACCTCTCCGGTGCGGACCGAGAGGTCGACTCCGTCCACGGCCTTGGTCTCGCCGAAGGCGTAGCGCAGGGCGCGGCAGGTCACGGCGTCGGGAACGGGGGCGTTCGGGCCGGGCGCGTCGGGAAGGGGCGCGTTCGGGCCGGGGGCGTCGGGAGCGGGGGCGGCCGGGGTGTGCGGCTCCTCGTCCGGCCCCGCGGGGCCGGTCAGCCGCCCCCGCCCTCCCTCGTCGTCGGTGGTCATGTGCCCTCCGGATCAGCCGCTGGACACCGGCCCGTTCCTCGGCGAGCGGGTCGGGAACTCCCCTGCGGGCATCTCCCGATTTTAGGTCCGAGGCGGGAACGGGCCCCGGGACGCGCGCGGGGCGGGTATCGAACGGCCCACCCGGGAGGGCCCGCCGGTCACGCCGCTTCGCCGCCCTCCACCGACGGAAGCGGCCGTCCGGGAAGCCGGTAGCATCGCGGCCCATGGCCCGGCCCAAGGAGTTCGACCCGCACGCCGCCCTCGGAGTGGCGATGGAGACTTTCCGCC
This genomic stretch from Streptomyces nigrescens harbors:
- a CDS encoding ABC transporter permease, which encodes MSEAPAAPQTGSADTANGRLDLLLVPPRARTGWRVLTARVVAMCVVELQKLRHDRTELYTRAVQPALWLLVFGETFTRLNAIPTGGTPYIDYLAPGIIAQSAMFIAIFYGIMIIWERDAGILTKLLVTPTPRSALIAGKAFAAGVKALIQAVVVIVIAALLGVAMTWNPLRLLAVAVAVVLGSAFFSCLSMTIAGIVLTRDRLMGIGQAITMPLFFASNALYPVAIMPGWLQTVSMLNPLSYQVDALRGLLLGTHAHLALDYTVLVAAAALGIAAASSLLGRLAR
- a CDS encoding ABC transporter ATP-binding protein, with protein sequence MTTDDEGGRGRLTGPAGPDEEPHTPAAPAPDAPGPNAPLPDAPGPNAPVPDAVTCRALRYAFGETKAVDGVDLSVRTGEVFGLLGPNGAGKTTAIRCITTLLPVPAGMVRVFGHDAAKERMAVRRLLGYVPQQLSADAGLTGRENVALFARVFDVSRRERAARVTQALAAVGLTDAAGRLAKTYSGGMIRRLELAQALVSAPRLLMLDEPTIGLDPIARTSVWEHINAVRAATGMTVLVTTHYMDEADQYCDRLALMHQGRIRALGTPDELRSALRARRRATRTPAAAHPAPLTPGTPTPAAAPDTPATTAPASAPPTTPSSPPSAPSRPSDTEPTLEDVFRDVAGSGLDEQSGDFRDVRSTRRTANRVG